A part of Amphiprion ocellaris isolate individual 3 ecotype Okinawa chromosome 16, ASM2253959v1, whole genome shotgun sequence genomic DNA contains:
- the hhat gene encoding protein-cysteine N-palmitoyltransferase HHAT isoform X1, whose amino-acid sequence MTSKPKAQLAPLPRTEILVYWVLSFGSHLYSFYQLHRFSKDHEASLVREFQLEKGLLKGFKRDPLDFEWSFWTEWAKKSLLWTLIGHGVVSRLTSTFYPKLRLPALTIYGVLAACSVLGIKGVSLLLVHLSLSFSVAQLRKPALSWAFSLLLLSTLHIQPLQDIQRRWYKSEEEYYLLLFSVAVCGLRFISFSLEHCWSPLSHGGGDVVQLSWLFSYTFYHPFFYNGPVITYKDYTEQMRRPAEESDREESALSYFLLRSVRIIVWWCIAEYMIHVMYMHCIQSNETYIEILPPWALGGLALALVQFFYVKYLVLFGLPSMLATLDNLVPPQLPRCVSIMYSFTGMWRHFDEGLYRWLIRYIYVPLGGSRHGALYKMLSTSLAFGFVCLWHGGHDYLQYWALMNWAGVLVENGLKSLFASSFIHSTVEQNFSAVMKRRCIALLSAFSTAMLILSNLVFLGGIHVGRIFWKRVFIQGWSTIAPPMLAFLYCFAQVGLERTSHPP is encoded by the exons ATGACATCCAAACCAAAGGCCCAGTTGGCACCCCTGCCACGGACAGAGATCCTCGTCTATTGGGTGCTGTCCTTCGGCTCTCATCTGTACTCTTTTTACCAGCTGCACAGGTTCTCCAAAG aTCACGAGGCATCATTAGTGAGAGAGTTCCAGTTGGAAAAGGGCCTTCTTAAGGGTTTTAAAAGG gaccCGTTAGACTTTGAGTGGAGTTTCTGGACTGAGTGGGCCAAGAAGTCTTTACTGTGGACTCTGATCGGTCATGGCGTGGTGTCAAGGTTGACCAGCACCTTTTACCCGAAG CTGCGGTTGCCGGCGCTCACGATATATGGCGTCTTAGCAGCCTGCAGTGTGCTGGGGATTAAAGGGGTGAGCCTGCTGCTGGTACATCTGAGTCTGTCCTTTTCTGTGGCTCAGCTGCGAAAGCCTGCTCTGTCATGGGCATTtagcctgctgctgctctccacGCTGCACATCCAGCCACTTCAAGACATCCAG AGACGCTGGTATAAGTCTGAGGAGGAGTACTATCTGCTGCTCTTCAGTGTTGCTGTCTGCGGTCTGCGCTTCATCAGCTTCAGCCTGGAGCACTGCTGGAGCCCTTTAAGCCATGGCGGTGGTGATGTTGTGCAGCTCTCTTGGTTGTTTTCATACACCTTCTACCACCCTTTCTTCTACAATGGACCCGTTATCACATACAAAGACTACACGGAGCAG ATGCGGAGGCCTGCTGAGGAGAGCGACAGGGAGGAATCTGCTCTCAGCTACTTTTTGCTCAGATCTGTTCGGATCATAGTGTGGTGGTGCATCGCAGAATACATGATCCACGTTATGTACATGCACTGCATCCAGTCTAATGAGACCTACATAGAGATACTTCCTCCTTGGGCCTTGG GAGGCCTGGCTTTGGCCCTCGTCCAGTTCTTCTATGTGAAGTATCTGGTGCTGTTTGGCCTCCCCTCCATGCTCGCCACTTTGGATAATCTGGTTCCCCCACAGCTCCCTCGCTGTGTCAGCATCATGTACAGTTTCACAGGGATGTGGAG GCACTTTGATGAGGGACTGTATCGATGGCTCATCAG GTACATCTACGTGCCGCTGGGAGGTTCCCGACATGGTGCTCTTTATAAAATGTTATCCACCAGTCTGGCGTTTGGATTTGTCTGCCTCTGGCACGGTGGACACGACTACTTACAGTACTGGGCTCTGATGAACTGGGCTGGAGTTCTGGTGGAAAACGGACTGAAGTCTCTCTTTGCCTCATCTTTCATTCACTCCACAGTG GAGCAGAATTTCTCGGCGGTGATGAAAAGGCGCTGCATAGCCCTTCTCTCTGCCTTCTCCACTGCCATGCTCATCCTCTCTAATCTCGTGTTCCTCGGGGGCATACATGTTGGCAGAATCTTCTGGAAGCGTGTCTTCATTCAAG GCTGGTCTACGATCGCCCCACCGATGCTAGCTTTCCTCTACTGCTTCGCTCAGGTTGGACTCGAGCGGACTTCTCACCCACCATGA
- the hhat gene encoding protein-cysteine N-palmitoyltransferase HHAT isoform X2, whose translation MTSKPKAQLAPLPRTEILVYWVLSFGSHLYSFYQLHRFSKDHEASLVREFQLEKGLLKGFKRDPLDFEWSFWTEWAKKSLLWTLIGHGVVSRLTSTFYPKLRLPALTIYGVLAACSVLGIKGVSLLLVHLSLSFSVAQLRKPALSWAFSLLLLSTLHIQPLQDIQRRWYKSEEEYYLLLFSVAVCGLRFISFSLEHCWSPLSHGGGDVVQLSWLFSYTFYHPFFYNGPVITYKDYTEQMRRPAEESDREESALSYFLLRSVRIIVWWCIAEYMIHVMYMHCIQSNETYIEILPPWALGGLALALVQFFYVKYLVLFGLPSMLATLDNLVPPQLPRCVSIMYSFTGMWRHFDEGLYRWLIRVGLQRQQMKQVIPDVPPPSNTFQLFLGDPEAFPGQMRYIIPPAGSGSTLGSPPWWTCLENLQRKSLQTTSTGSFRREGAVPLLRAPSGCLSFSPYHPTEEAHFSCLYPRSCSLGHYPELMTIGESWNVDELVN comes from the exons ATGACATCCAAACCAAAGGCCCAGTTGGCACCCCTGCCACGGACAGAGATCCTCGTCTATTGGGTGCTGTCCTTCGGCTCTCATCTGTACTCTTTTTACCAGCTGCACAGGTTCTCCAAAG aTCACGAGGCATCATTAGTGAGAGAGTTCCAGTTGGAAAAGGGCCTTCTTAAGGGTTTTAAAAGG gaccCGTTAGACTTTGAGTGGAGTTTCTGGACTGAGTGGGCCAAGAAGTCTTTACTGTGGACTCTGATCGGTCATGGCGTGGTGTCAAGGTTGACCAGCACCTTTTACCCGAAG CTGCGGTTGCCGGCGCTCACGATATATGGCGTCTTAGCAGCCTGCAGTGTGCTGGGGATTAAAGGGGTGAGCCTGCTGCTGGTACATCTGAGTCTGTCCTTTTCTGTGGCTCAGCTGCGAAAGCCTGCTCTGTCATGGGCATTtagcctgctgctgctctccacGCTGCACATCCAGCCACTTCAAGACATCCAG AGACGCTGGTATAAGTCTGAGGAGGAGTACTATCTGCTGCTCTTCAGTGTTGCTGTCTGCGGTCTGCGCTTCATCAGCTTCAGCCTGGAGCACTGCTGGAGCCCTTTAAGCCATGGCGGTGGTGATGTTGTGCAGCTCTCTTGGTTGTTTTCATACACCTTCTACCACCCTTTCTTCTACAATGGACCCGTTATCACATACAAAGACTACACGGAGCAG ATGCGGAGGCCTGCTGAGGAGAGCGACAGGGAGGAATCTGCTCTCAGCTACTTTTTGCTCAGATCTGTTCGGATCATAGTGTGGTGGTGCATCGCAGAATACATGATCCACGTTATGTACATGCACTGCATCCAGTCTAATGAGACCTACATAGAGATACTTCCTCCTTGGGCCTTGG GAGGCCTGGCTTTGGCCCTCGTCCAGTTCTTCTATGTGAAGTATCTGGTGCTGTTTGGCCTCCCCTCCATGCTCGCCACTTTGGATAATCTGGTTCCCCCACAGCTCCCTCGCTGTGTCAGCATCATGTACAGTTTCACAGGGATGTGGAG GCACTTTGATGAGGGACTGTATCGATGGCTCATCAG GGTTGGGTtgcagaggcagcagatgaagcaggtcattccagacgttcctcctcccagcaacactttccagctcttcctgggggatcccgaggcgttcccaggccagatgagatacataatccctccagcaggttctgggtctaccctaGGGTCTCCTCCCTGGTGGACGtgtttggaaaacctccaaaggaagtctcttcaaaccacctcaactggctcgtTTCGACGTGAAGGAGCAGTgcctctactccgagctccctccggatgtctgagcttctctcCCTATcaccctacggaggaagctcatttcagctgcttgtatccgcgatcttgttctttgggtcactacccagagctcatgaccataggtgagagTTGGAATGTAGATGAActggtaaactga